A genomic region of Homo sapiens chromosome 4, GRCh38.p14 Primary Assembly contains the following coding sequences:
- the OSTC gene encoding oligosaccharyltransferase complex subunit OSTC isoform 2 (isoform 2 is encoded by transcript variant 2) — protein METLYRVPFLVLECPNLKLKKPPWLHMPSAMTVYALVVVSYFLITGGIIYDVIVEPPSVGSMTDEHGHQRPVAFLAYRGYLMG, from the exons ATGGAGACTTTGTACCGTGTCCCGTTCTTAGTGCTCGAATGTCCCAACCTGAAGCTGAAGAAGCCGCCCTGGTTGCACATGCCGTCGGCCATGACTGTGTATGCTCTGGTGGTGGTGTCTTACTTCCTCATCACCGGAG GAATAATTTATGATGTTATTGTTGAACCTCCAAGTGTCGGTTCTATGACTGATGAACATGGGCATCAGAGGCCAGTAGCTTTCTTGGCCTACAG